One Diabrotica virgifera virgifera chromosome 3, PGI_DIABVI_V3a genomic window carries:
- the LOC126882563 gene encoding uncharacterized protein LOC126882563 produces MADKLKKYTFQRRMAMNDLETLLRLSNSSLTEVHKQSLFRVRYSELDDVLESFNKNHQNIVTNLLNSEPTDAQLDSEDIIRSQFLNDYYQIKANFADLFENDDNSQKNEQDIAASNAVQPPSNVRLPQLELVKFSGEFTSAITFFDLFDALVHRRPNVDDTEKLTYLIQSLEGPPLRLAKSLPLARENYVRIYDKLKNRYLNKRLRAMAHWCKIEEAPATMFKNSDSYSNLIDTFSENLSALENLGYKISDFVLAYKILTKLDEETHQRFELLHGSSEMPTFIQLSDFLESQCISFDSSLLSPCSPKDSNRKNKSPSKHNANKNGSKVNNRYSFFSKPNATTCLLCSADHHLKDCSLFLNKSPYERYNACKRMRLCFKCLEKHDSRSCSVTSRCCHCNSSHHSLLHFKSSESATQGATSVAAVPTTASSDAQVNTGTLSSHAASLGSVTSKNSSVLLATAVVEIMDGCGLYQPVRALIDGGSMTSFVSQSCIRQLGIRHSSATLSVQGIGAIKSTVVGRVDLQIKPVDRVDPIFNCEAFVLPKICEDLPVVSLDVGHWSYIANLKLADPRFHLPGKVDLLLGADIFSQLLLEGKVQTPRGMPDALNTVFGYVLMGPCSSVPMTSATSLFCHVDQMVSLEESVKQFWSLETVPEVECSAPEDILCENNFVESVCRDGSGRYTVALPFRELSPVFPGMFELAVNRFLSLEKRLLKNPSVYQEYCTFMKD; encoded by the coding sequence ATGGctgataaattgaaaaaatatacgtttcaAAGGAGAATGGCAATGAACGATTTAGAAACGTTATTGCGTTTATCCAATTCTTCTCTTACAGAGGTTCATAAGCAGTCGCTTTTTCGTGTTCGGTACTCAGAGTTAGACGATGTTTTGGAGAGTTTTAAtaaaaatcatcaaaacatcGTTACAAATCTTTTGAACTCTGAACCTACCGATGCTCAATTAGATTCTGAGGACATTATTCGTTCCCAATTTTTAAATGATTATTATCAGATCAAGGCTAATTTCGCGGATCTCTTTGAAAATGATGATAATAGTCAAAAAAATGAGCAAGATATCGCCGCTTCGAATGCAGTACAACCTCCTAGTAATGTTCGCTTGCCGCAGTTAGAATTAGTTAAATTTTCCGGTGAGTTTACGTCAGCAATTACTTTTTTTGACTTGTTCGATGCGCTTGTGCACCGTAGACCTAACGTTGATGATACGGAAAAATTAACGTATTTGATTCAAAGTTTAGAAGGGCCTCCTTTAAGGTTAGCTAAATCCTTGCCTTTAGCTAGAGAAAATTATGTTAGGATttatgataaattaaaaaataggtatttaaatAAACGTTTGCGTGCAATGGCACATTGGTGCAAAATTGAAGAAGCTCCCGCAACTATGTTTAAGAATTCTGATAGTTATAGTAATTTAATTGATACCTTTTCGGAAAATTTATCAGCTTTAGAAAATTTGGGTTATAAAATTTCGGATTTTGTGTTAGCTTACAAAATTCTCACCAAGCTTGACGAGGAGACTCACCAACGTTTTGAATTATTACATGGGTCTAGTGAAATGCCTACTTTTATTCAATTATCTGATTTCCTAGAAAGTCAATGCATTTCGTTTGACTCATCCTTGTTGTCGCCTTGTTCTCCCAAGGATtctaatagaaaaaataaatcgCCTTCTAAACACAATGCAAATAAAAATGGTTCTAAAGTCAATAATCGCTATAGTTTTTTTTCGAAGCCTAATGCGACGACTTGTTTGTTATGTTCTGCCGATCACCATTTAAAAgattgttctttatttttaaataaatctccTTATGAACGGTACAACGCTTGTAAGAGAATGCGtctttgttttaaatgtttagaAAAACACGATTCTCGTAGTTGTAGTGTCACCTCTCGTTGTTGTCATTGTAATTCATCCCACCATAGTCTTTTACATTTTAAAAGTTCTGAAAGTGCCACTCAAGGCGCTACTTCTGTTGCTGCCGTTCCAACTACTGCTTCTTCTGATGCTCAGGTTAATACTGGAACATTGAGCTCACATGCTGCATCATTAGGTAGTGTTACCTCAAAAAACTCGAGCGTTTTGTTAGCTACTGCTGTGGTAGAAATTATGGATGGTTGTGGATTGTATCAACCTGTTCGAGCTTTAATTGATGGGGGCAGCATGACCTCTTTTGTATCTCAGTCTTGTATTCGTCAGTTAGGTATTAGACATTCTTCTGCTACCTTATCGGTACAAGGTATTGGTGCTATAAAAAGTACAGTGGTTGGTCGAGTTGATCTTCAGATAAAACCTGTGGATAGAGTGGATCCTATTTTTAATTGTGAGGCGTTTGTGTTGCCAAAAATTTGTGAGGACCTACCCGTTGTTAGTTTGGATGTTGGGCATTGGTcttatattgctaatttaaagttgGCAGATCCTCGGTTTCATCTACCTGGTAAGGTGGACTTATTGCTTGGAGCTGATATATTTTCTCAGTTATTATTAGAAGGTAAAGTTCAAACTCCTAGAGGTATGCCTGATGCTCTTAATACCGTTTTTGGCTATGTCCTTATGGGTCCCTGTAGTTCGGTTCCTATGACATCTGCCACCTCGTTGTTTTGTCACGTGGATCAAATGGTTTCGTTGGAGGAGTCTGTAAAGCAGTTTTGGAGTTTAGAAACTGTTCCTGAAGTAGAATGTTCAGCTCCTGAAGATATTCTTTGTGAGAATAATTTTGTTGAGAGTGTTTGTCGAGACGGCTCTGGTCGTTATACCGTTGCTCTACCTTTCAGGGAATTATCTCCTGTTTTTCCAGGAATGTTTGAGTTAGCTGTAAATCGTTTTCTTTCCTTAGAAAAAAGGCTTTTGAAAAATCCTAGTGTTTATCAGGAATATTGTACCTTTATGAAAGATTAG